The Mucilaginibacter mallensis genome has a segment encoding these proteins:
- a CDS encoding alpha/beta hydrolase encodes MIRLVFIVIFFLISLLAIFRAPAYYFWLLAIGVTEFPLVFAFITLLLIGSGQWVHKYQLAGTVIGFVSVVLFLSPIVRAYIIATNLKADMEQSLGSVARVNPLQPFDFWNLLNLSKQIESHDAVSMSILKYVTYQDTSLTLDYYPTETPNRPCVIVIHGGSWSSGDSKQLPELNSFLAWNGYNIAAINYRLALKWQTPAPVEDVANAIKYLKQHATELHIDTNQFVLLGRSAGAQIALLAAYTLHDSSIKGVVDFYGPADMVWGYSIPSNPLVMDSRKVMVNYIGGTYEQVPQKYVACSPIEFVDRQSPPTLILHGENDVLVAYEHSRRLNEKLQQNGIKHYWLKLPWATHGFDFTLNGPGGQLSTYAVLQFLNTTTK; translated from the coding sequence AGTATTCATTGTAATTTTCTTTTTGATTTCGTTATTGGCCATTTTCAGGGCCCCGGCTTATTATTTCTGGCTGCTGGCTATTGGTGTAACGGAGTTTCCGTTAGTTTTTGCATTTATAACCTTGCTGCTGATAGGCAGCGGGCAATGGGTGCACAAATACCAGTTGGCAGGTACAGTTATCGGGTTTGTTAGTGTTGTACTTTTCCTGTCGCCAATTGTGCGGGCGTACATCATTGCCACAAATTTAAAAGCTGATATGGAGCAATCATTAGGATCAGTGGCAAGAGTCAATCCCTTGCAGCCATTTGATTTCTGGAATCTGTTAAATCTCTCTAAACAAATTGAATCACATGATGCTGTTTCAATGAGCATCTTGAAGTACGTTACTTATCAGGATACTTCGCTGACACTGGATTATTATCCAACAGAAACTCCCAACAGGCCATGTGTTATTGTAATTCACGGTGGTTCATGGAGCAGTGGCGATAGCAAGCAATTGCCTGAGCTGAACAGTTTTTTGGCCTGGAACGGTTATAACATAGCTGCTATCAATTACCGCCTGGCACTGAAATGGCAAACACCTGCGCCTGTTGAAGATGTAGCCAATGCCATTAAATACCTGAAACAACATGCAACTGAACTGCATATTGATACCAACCAATTTGTGTTACTGGGCCGTTCAGCCGGGGCACAGATAGCATTGCTGGCTGCATATACTTTGCATGATAGTTCAATTAAAGGGGTGGTAGATTTTTACGGCCCTGCCGATATGGTTTGGGGCTATTCCATCCCTTCAAACCCGTTAGTGATGGATTCACGCAAGGTAATGGTGAATTATATTGGCGGTACTTATGAACAGGTGCCGCAGAAGTATGTAGCCTGCTCTCCAATTGAGTTTGTTGACAGGCAATCACCGCCTACACTCATCCTGCATGGTGAAAATGATGTGCTGGTAGCTTACGAGCACAGCCGCAGATTAAACGAGAAACTACAGCAGAACGGCATAAAACACTATTGGCTCAAACTACCCTGGGCCACTCATGGCTTTGATTTTACCTTGAATGGGCCGGGCGGACAATTATCAACTTACGCGGTATTGCAATTTTTAAATACAACCACTAAATAG